From the Planctomycetota bacterium genome, one window contains:
- a CDS encoding penicillin-binding transpeptidase domain-containing protein yields the protein MLRRIIPSMFHRRLTLLGFLSFFLLAGLGLKTASLTTGDRHHERRAKAERPLQTTTYIPTVRGRILDRTGVVLAVDEPGWNVEVDYRALTQQWVQDMAEAAARVELGAAWKELGVSEKDAAIAAHVANYSEVAEGAWQLLADLGGTRREELEEVRSSIVQRTERIAARVTEANRQRRMAELQEDVSAAEAYMEVREQHEHHAVLFDVAESSIRELGDFIADAEREAPTWRRETSRGYRVTATPPPSAFWLEVRPVRAKHRRYPLETVTLRLDRSSFPAPLASDEPATLTVPGVAMHILGQLRPIYTEDRLWTQRPFLREIAHEQWVEELGGYRAGDRVGAFGVERAEEMTLRGSRGRVVKRLDAEHTVNEIPPVAGRDVTLTIDHRLQARAQAIMSHDDRVGLMQTQPWLGEKAPMPVGTKLNGAAVVMDLKTGEVLAAVSVPGVTLDDLTTRRTELLADFTFEPMTFRPTAYPREPGSTAKPLILAAAIAEGVHAPGAKIDCSRGYLYESRPTIFQDWIHRSQPGLNFGEIDGAAAVKVSSNVFFGVLGQRLRPERVHGWFTSLGAGRTLDLSMDERPGHLFDPRGSNAVGLANMSCIGQGEITMTPLQVLNAYATLFRGGEAIKPSFVRRASRPEGTLPIPDPAIRVVREGMWKSANEGRNGDVVSGTTYRLNLGDYGPSRPIFNVPGVTVYAKSGSAQCSPTVEKSDTNGDGLVDELGGIVQQGAHAWVVALAKPDGETDPTIGVVVLVEHGWSGGKTAGPIANQLIRACQVEGYLPTPAEDAP from the coding sequence AGCATGTTCCACCGGCGGCTGACGCTGCTGGGTTTTTTGTCGTTCTTCCTGCTCGCGGGGCTGGGGCTCAAGACGGCTTCGCTGACCACCGGCGACCGCCACCACGAACGGCGGGCCAAGGCCGAGCGGCCGCTGCAAACCACCACGTACATCCCCACGGTGCGGGGCCGGATCCTGGACCGGACGGGCGTGGTGCTCGCGGTCGACGAGCCGGGCTGGAACGTGGAAGTGGACTACCGGGCGCTCACCCAGCAGTGGGTACAGGACATGGCCGAGGCAGCGGCGCGGGTGGAGCTGGGGGCGGCGTGGAAGGAGCTGGGGGTTTCCGAGAAAGACGCGGCGATCGCGGCTCATGTGGCGAATTACTCCGAAGTCGCAGAGGGTGCGTGGCAGTTGCTGGCCGATCTGGGGGGGACGCGGCGCGAGGAGCTCGAGGAGGTGCGTTCGTCCATCGTGCAGCGAACCGAACGGATCGCCGCGCGGGTCACCGAGGCGAACCGGCAGCGGCGGATGGCCGAGTTGCAGGAAGACGTGAGCGCGGCCGAGGCCTACATGGAAGTCCGGGAGCAGCACGAGCACCACGCGGTGCTATTCGATGTCGCCGAGTCATCGATCCGGGAGTTGGGCGACTTCATCGCGGACGCTGAGCGAGAAGCCCCGACGTGGCGCCGCGAGACCAGCCGGGGCTATCGCGTCACGGCCACGCCGCCGCCTAGCGCGTTCTGGTTAGAGGTCCGCCCCGTCCGCGCGAAGCACCGGCGGTACCCGCTGGAGACGGTGACGCTGCGGCTGGACCGTTCGAGCTTCCCCGCGCCGTTGGCGTCGGACGAACCGGCGACGCTAACGGTGCCGGGTGTAGCGATGCACATCCTTGGACAGCTCCGACCGATCTACACCGAAGACCGGCTGTGGACGCAGCGGCCGTTTCTACGGGAGATCGCGCACGAACAGTGGGTCGAAGAACTGGGCGGTTACCGGGCGGGTGATCGCGTCGGGGCGTTCGGCGTGGAGCGGGCCGAGGAAATGACGCTACGCGGCAGCCGAGGCCGGGTCGTCAAACGCCTCGACGCCGAGCACACGGTCAATGAAATCCCGCCGGTCGCGGGCCGCGACGTAACGCTCACGATCGATCACCGCCTGCAGGCCCGCGCCCAAGCCATCATGTCGCACGACGACCGCGTCGGTTTGATGCAGACCCAGCCGTGGCTGGGCGAAAAAGCACCGATGCCGGTGGGCACAAAACTCAACGGCGCGGCGGTCGTCATGGACCTCAAAACCGGTGAGGTGCTCGCGGCCGTGAGCGTGCCCGGCGTGACGCTGGACGACCTGACCACCCGCCGGACGGAACTGCTCGCCGACTTCACGTTCGAGCCGATGACGTTCCGTCCCACCGCCTACCCGCGCGAACCGGGGTCGACCGCCAAGCCTCTGATCCTCGCCGCGGCGATCGCCGAAGGGGTGCACGCCCCGGGGGCAAAGATCGACTGCTCACGAGGCTACCTCTACGAGAGCCGGCCGACGATCTTTCAAGACTGGATCCACCGCTCCCAGCCGGGCCTGAACTTCGGCGAGATCGACGGCGCGGCCGCGGTCAAGGTCAGCTCGAACGTGTTCTTCGGCGTGCTCGGCCAGCGTTTGCGTCCCGAACGAGTGCACGGATGGTTCACGTCGTTGGGCGCGGGCCGGACGCTCGACCTGTCGATGGACGAACGCCCCGGCCACCTGTTTGATCCACGCGGCAGCAACGCGGTGGGGTTGGCCAACATGTCCTGCATCGGGCAAGGCGAGATCACGATGACGCCGCTGCAGGTGCTCAACGCGTACGCCACGCTCTTCCGCGGCGGCGAAGCGATCAAGCCCAGCTTCGTCCGTCGCGCATCGCGGCCCGAAGGCACGCTGCCGATTCCTGATCCCGCGATCCGAGTCGTCCGTGAAGGCATGTGGAAGTCCGCCAACGAGGGCCGCAACGGCGACGTGGTCAGCGGCACGACGTACCGGCTCAACCTCGGCGACTACGGCCCGAGCCGGCCGATCTTCAACGTGCCCGGCGTCACGGTCTACGCCAAGTCCGGCTCGGCCCAGTGTTCGCCCACCGTCGAAAAATCCGACACCAACGGCGACGGGCTGGTCGACGAACTCGGCGGCATTGTGCAGCAAGGCGCCCACGCCTGGGTCGTCGCGCTCGCGAAGCCCGACGGCGAAACCGATCCGACCATCGGCGTCGTCGTACTGGTCGAGCACGGCTGGTCCGGCGGCAAGACGGCCGGGCCGATCGCAAACCAACTCATCCGCGCCTGCCAGGTCGAGGGCTACCTGCCGACACCCGCGGAAGACGCGCCGTGA